The genomic segment TCAACCGCATCACCCAGTCCGCCGCGGAGATCCGCGCCGCACTCCTCGCGGTGCTGAACGACCCGTCCTACGCCGACGCGGCCAAGTCCATGCACGACGCGTGGCTGGCCCGCCCGACCCCGGCAGGCATCATCCCGGACCTGGAGAAGCTCACCGAGTTCCACCGCCCCACCCGCTGACCCACCCCACAAAACCGCCCCGGACCCATTCACGGCTCCGGGGCGGTTTGCGTTGGATGACAGTGGCGCGAGCTCCTCGGCTTCCCAGGTCTCGGCAGCGCCGCCTGTCCGCGCTCCCCGAGCCTGGTCATCGACCACGGGTGGCGTGACTCGCGCTCACTGCGAATGATCGACCGGTGGCGTTCGCGGAGCTGAGCCGGTTTGCGCTGCGCCGAAGTTCGGGTTCGAGCGCGAGTCAGAAGCGTTGAAGTTTCAGCAGTCTCCGTCGCAGCCAGTCCGGTGCCACGCCACAGAGCATCGCCGCGGCCTCGATGGCGCCGGGCGTGAGCCGGATCAACTCGTCGCCGTAAGCCTCCGCCCAAGCCGCGAGCGGCTTCAGCTGCGGATCTTCGACCTTCCGCAGCCGCGGGGCGTGGATCACCTGTATCCGGTGTCCTTCTGTCGGCCACACGGATGCCACCGGCTGCCCGACCACTCGGCAGTAGTCCACCAGTCGATCGAGCGGAATCTGTCGGACGCCTGTCTCCCACGCACCGAGCGCGCCGGTGGACGGCTGGCTCAACATCCGCTCCGCCACTTCCTCGCGGCGGAGGTTGGCCAATGCCCGCGCCAAGCGCAGATTGCGCCCGAGTTCCACCTGAAAGGTCAGTTGGCGCGTCACGATCCACACGTCGCGGTCCCCGGTACCGGAATTGCCGGCCCTCATCGAACGCCGTCCGAGTCTTCTGTCGGCCAATCCGGGCCACACTCACCGCGGCAATGCCGCTGATGCAGCAATACCACGAAGATCGATCGGCCCACCGTGCGACACCGGCGGCAGGACCGCCACCAGCGCAGCGATTCGGCGTAGCTCGCCGGGTCTTCCCATCGCCCAACCGGCAATTCGCCAGCTGTTGGCAATTCCCCGGACGCTGGCAGCAGCGGCTCGACTTCGCCGGATCGCAGTCGTGCGCCCACTTCGTCCACCTCCCTGATCGAGAGGTGACGTTGAAAGCGGGGTCAGGCGGCAGCAGGTACGCTTTGTACCCTCACTCGAATGGGTTAACTAGCGATCCCCACTCGGGCACAAAGGTCGTGCACATCTTCTCGCAGGCCAGAGGGTGGCCGCTTTCGCAAGTCCAGCAGCATTTCCCGGGCGAACCCGTTGTACCGGATGGTCTCCGAAGCGGTGCGCTCGGAACGGTTCAACAGGGCCCAGGCTGCGGACTTCTCGCCCCGCTGGTGATGCGCGCGGGCAACCTCAATCAGGTGCCGGCTTCGCCGCGCGAGAGACGGAATGCTGTCGGGGTCGAACCGGTCGGCAGCGCGGAGTGCTTCACCGGTGCGCCGCAGCTCCACTCCGAGCGTGGTGGCGTGAGCTTCGACCACGGCCTGGGAGAACGACGACTGCATGTGCCTGTAGCCCGGTCCGAGTCGCTGCGCGACCTCGGAAGCTCGCTCCCAATGCGCCCAGGCATCGCCGTGGCGCCCGCGACGCGCGTGCACGTAGGCGATTTCCGCTTCCAACGCGCCGACCATGCCGCGCCAGTCGTCCGGTCCGGTCTCCAGATAGGGCCGAAGCTGGCCGGCAGCATCGGCGGCAAGGCTGACCGCCTCGTCCCATCGACCGGAATCGCGAAGCGCCTGCACCATGGCCCAGGCGCCACCGGCGATGACGTAGGGGTCGTCTGCCTCCTGCCCCTCGGTGAGCGCCCGGTCGGCGACCATCCACACCAATTCCGGAGCGGGCTGGTACGCCACGTAGAAGTCAGCGAGTTGATAGACGCCAGCGAGCACGCGGCGGGCGTCGCGTCGGTCCTCGCCGCGAATGGTGCGCGCGGCCATCTGGGCGTCCCGAATCAGGCCGGGCAGGAGGGAGCCCAGGCGCGTCCGGTGGTCTGGGGAGGAGTGCCGCACCATCCATGCATCACGAAGACGGATAGCCAGGTGCGCCACGTTCGGCGGCCGATCAGTCGGCGTGACGCGGTACTCGGTCAATGCGGCCTGGACATCGGAAAGGGCGGCGTGCCGCTCACCGGCGAACACCGTCACCGGCACCGCGTAACCATTGCCGGTGAGAACTGCGAGGTCATTCAAACCGAGCGCGTCGGCGATCCGCAGCAGCATCGGCAACCGGGGTACTTGCAGGCGTCCGTTCTCGACAGCCTTCACCCATTCGGCGCTCTTACCGACCAGGCCGCCCAAGACTGCTCTGGACATGCCGATCCGGTCGCGCTCGCGGTAGATCCTCTTGCCCACGGGCAGGTGGTCGTATGGCTGCGACATGATCGCTCACCTCTTCGCGGATTCGACCTCCCCGCGAAACCCCCGGCCCGTCGACCGGGGGCGAGTGACTCCGCGAAGAGATACGCCCCCAGGCTACCTGCCGTACCGACAACGCCACTACCAGTGCTGGGCGGACTTTGGCGCGCTGCGAGCCATCCTCGGTCCCGCCGTCCGACGCCTGCGCCGAACCGCAACCGGGTAGAACAGCGGAAAGCCCGGGAGGAAAGCCACATTCGTGACATCGGCTGCCGTGGGAGCTAGTCCAATAAGGTGGCCAGGCCGGTGTAGCCGCCTTCGTGCAGGCGTTTGCCGGAGGTGCCGAAGTAGTCCGGGGAGGCTTCGACGCCCAAGCCCTCCACCATCCGGTTCATGAAGTTGAACAGGGCGCACACCAGCACCGCGTCGTGCAGGGCGGTTTCGGACCAGCCGGCGGCGTAGACGGCCTCGGCGTCGGCTTCCGTCATGCGCGAGGGGGTGCGCGTCAGTTTTCCGACGTAGTGGAGCACCGGTTTCATCCGGGCGTCCACCGGCGAGTTGTCCAAGTCCGAGAGCGCCGCGGTCAGCAGGCCTTCCGGGACGCCGAACTGTTCGGCGGTCACGGTGTGCACGCCGTGGCAGTAGTCGCAGTTGTTGAGGCCGGAGACATAAGCCGCGATCAGTTCCCGTTCGCCCGCCGAAAACGGAGAAGGGGCGCGCATGACCAGTTCGTGGTAATCGAGCAGCGGACGGGCCGTCGCCGGGAATTTTCGGAAAACCGACAGCAGGGCCGAATCCGCGCCCAATGACTTCAGGAAAGACATCGGCATAAACCCCTAGTGAGAGTGGCGGTCGATTTCCTCGCGGCGCAGCCAGCAGGCGGCCAGGTAGGCCACGGTGGCCGGGCCCGCGTCGTCCAGGTCGCAGTTGTCCAGCAGCCGCAGGGTCTGCTCCCAGGCCAGCCGCAGCGAGGCGGCGTCCGGGGCCGGGCCGCCGGCGGCGGACAGGGTGTCGCGGGCGGCCAGCCAGCGCGTGGTGCCGGTGGCCACCAGGCCGTCGAAGGAGAACTGCAGTGGCGCGTCGTGCCTGGCGTGGTCGACCGCGAGGGTGACCTGGCCAGGGTCGTCGAACAGGGAGGCGAGCCCGAGCCCGGCGAGCAGGCGCCGGGCGTCCAGCCCCATCAGGATGACGCCGACCTCCGCCGACGCCGAGCCGTCCACCGACGGCAGCGAGAACCGCGTGTCGTGCGGGCTAGACACCGGCGACCGCCTTCACCGACGGCAACGGCTCGCCGCGCTGCACCCCGTGCGCGACCGCGGCCGCGACCCGGGCGGTGGCCACGCGGTGGCCGTCGATGTTGCGTGCCGCCGGGCCGAGCACCATGCCCGCCGCCGCGCCGACCGCGAACACCCGCGGGGCCCGGCAGTACGCCAGCGAGCGCTCGTCGAGATCCGGCCAGCCGTCGCGCTCGCCGACCGCCTCCTCGGGCAGCAGCTGGTCGCCGATCCACGGGACCGTGCCCAGCGCGAGCGCGACGTGGTCGCCGTGCACCGCGGTGCCGTCGGCCAGCCGGACCTCGCCGGTGCGGACCCCGGTGACCTGCTGCCCCCGGTGCACGACCAGCCTGCCTTCGGCCTCCGCCCGCTGCAGTCCCGGCCGGAACTCGAACATCACCGACGCCCGCCGGAACATGCCCATCAGGCCGAGGCGGTCCTCCCAGGACACGCTGTCGAACCGGTTGCGGCCCTCCGGGCGGAAGAACGACGAGTTCACGTCCGCGCACTGGTAGCGCTCGCCGGTCTCCCGCAGCACCCAGTGCACCTTCGCGCCCTCGGCGAGCCCGTTCGCGATCAGGTGCGCGGCCGACAACCCCGCGCCGACCACGATCAGCTCTTCGACCCCTTCCGGCGCCCGCTCGTCCCAGTAGCGGACACCCTGCGGTGTCTCCAGCCCTGGCCACCAGCCGCCGGGGGCCTGCCGCCGCTCTTCGCCGGTGCACAGCACCACGAACCGCGCCGA from the Amycolatopsis magusensis genome contains:
- a CDS encoding helix-turn-helix domain-containing protein codes for the protein MWIVTRQLTFQVELGRNLRLARALANLRREEVAERMLSQPSTGALGAWETGVRQIPLDRLVDYCRVVGQPVASVWPTEGHRIQVIHAPRLRKVEDPQLKPLAAWAEAYGDELIRLTPGAIEAAAMLCGVAPDWLRRRLLKLQRF
- a CDS encoding helix-turn-helix domain-containing protein, with translation MSQPYDHLPVGKRIYRERDRIGMSRAVLGGLVGKSAEWVKAVENGRLQVPRLPMLLRIADALGLNDLAVLTGNGYAVPVTVFAGERHAALSDVQAALTEYRVTPTDRPPNVAHLAIRLRDAWMVRHSSPDHRTRLGSLLPGLIRDAQMAARTIRGEDRRDARRVLAGVYQLADFYVAYQPAPELVWMVADRALTEGQEADDPYVIAGGAWAMVQALRDSGRWDEAVSLAADAAGQLRPYLETGPDDWRGMVGALEAEIAYVHARRGRHGDAWAHWERASEVAQRLGPGYRHMQSSFSQAVVEAHATTLGVELRRTGEALRAADRFDPDSIPSLARRSRHLIEVARAHHQRGEKSAAWALLNRSERTASETIRYNGFAREMLLDLRKRPPSGLREDVHDLCARVGIAS
- a CDS encoding carboxymuconolactone decarboxylase family protein encodes the protein MSFLKSLGADSALLSVFRKFPATARPLLDYHELVMRAPSPFSAGERELIAAYVSGLNNCDYCHGVHTVTAEQFGVPEGLLTAALSDLDNSPVDARMKPVLHYVGKLTRTPSRMTEADAEAVYAAGWSETALHDAVLVCALFNFMNRMVEGLGVEASPDYFGTSGKRLHEGGYTGLATLLD
- a CDS encoding DUF6187 family protein; its protein translation is MSSPHDTRFSLPSVDGSASAEVGVILMGLDARRLLAGLGLASLFDDPGQVTLAVDHARHDAPLQFSFDGLVATGTTRWLAARDTLSAAGGPAPDAASLRLAWEQTLRLLDNCDLDDAGPATVAYLAACWLRREEIDRHSH
- a CDS encoding FAD-dependent oxidoreductase, with amino-acid sequence MPTLFVPEPHLLDSPRGRDWPLPTALGGAARLDEPPRTADAVIVGAGPAGLAVAAALWHHGVRDVVLFDRGTRPCGQFFDRVDTLGQRVLRSPYEHHPGAEGYRDCELLDFARLNWARLTPVERREVRMSQAGHRSVVPIDVFEAYCRQVASTHGVTERTWQANVHAVLPRRNSVTVCAGEHEVSARFVVLCTGEERRQAPGGWWPGLETPQGVRYWDERAPEGVEELIVVGAGLSAAHLIANGLAEGAKVHWVLRETGERYQCADVNSSFFRPEGRNRFDSVSWEDRLGLMGMFRRASVMFEFRPGLQRAEAEGRLVVHRGQQVTGVRTGEVRLADGTAVHGDHVALALGTVPWIGDQLLPEEAVGERDGWPDLDERSLAYCRAPRVFAVGAAAGMVLGPAARNIDGHRVATARVAAAVAHGVQRGEPLPSVKAVAGV